The following DNA comes from Erigeron canadensis isolate Cc75 chromosome 3, C_canadensis_v1, whole genome shotgun sequence.
ATGAATTTACAGTTGGACAATGTACAGACAAATCATTCCTTCCAAGTGGAGTCTTTAATGCCAAATTGGGTCTGCCAGGTGGTGGTTTCAGAGGAGCCAATCCAGCAGCCGTTAAGTTTCCAGGTGGCGGATGTAATGGGATACCTAATGATACACTTGAGTTCACAAAGGAATCATTTTTCTGTAGGTTTGAATTGGCAAATAATATTTGATCACCAGCATTTCCAGGATCTTTGACAGAGTTATGAAAACTAAATGAAGAATTTTGTGAACCACCTGAAAGTTTAATATCAAATTCACATAATAAAATAGCCGACAGCCAATATGAGAACCAAGTAAATGGTGGACTTCTGTGTGTTTATCTTTAATGGGTCAAACCGGGACACTATAAACAATTAGCTTAAAGGGAAACGGGTCAAACAAGTGTAAAGTTGCCTATGGAAGTAACTTCAAAGATGTAAAATTTCTCAGATAAATGTATCTAGTCAACCAAACTATTATTTGAAATGATATAAATTCTGTAATCATACTTGACACGCTCATTatttatgaaaacaaaaaaaaacatacagaCAAAAAGTGTTGCATGTCAATCTGGCCCATTTCAACAAACACCAGATACTAATAATCAacttgacccattacccaacgtGCCCATATTGTCACTTTGGAGGAATACCATTCAATCACTCACCTGTAGCTAAGCTAAGAAGAGGTTTTTCATCGCTTTGCACCCCACCATAAGTCCTGGTATACCAACAAAAGAGAAGAGTCGCAAGAATAAATGTCATGATAGCAGTAGAAACAACAACAACGATAATTGTTGTATTATCAATACCACCCCCACCCGTATCTGCTTTAGAAACAGCAAACGGAATTGGTTCAATATCTTTGTCCAAAGCACGGGAATTAGGCATTTCTTCCATCAGCTTGCGCCTAATGGGAACAGCATCAGGCCTTATAATGTGTTCATCTTTAGCAGAAACAGTAAAGTGAATATCGTCATCCCTCAAACCATCTGATCTAGCGTCATCATTACCATAGGATGGTAGATCTTTAAGAGATTCCACTAAATGAATAGCCCTTGCTCCACAATTGACCCATAATAGTTCATTCTGCAGCTACCCAACATCATCAATAAAATGTAGATAAAATGTTGGCGTGTTTATCTTTTTGTGCCAAATGGGACAAGTGACTATTTAGGTCTTGTTATAAACTTGTCCTAGTATCATATATAAATTCCGATTCAGATGTCAACCTCAACATAAAGTACAAAAATCTATCTCAAAATCTCACTCATTACATAATCTATATCGATACTATTATCTAAAACATTTATTTTGTGATCaccaaaattttttaaaaaagcgGTATTAAAAGTgaagagaggaaaaaaaaaaaaacatagctAGCCTTTGATGGATCGTCTAAAACTATAACCAAACACCACTCTTCCTTCCCCTTACTATATAAACGAAAGCGCTAACACGGCATATAGAAAATGCGCGCAAACCAAACCCCAGTCTTTCCTCTCTTTCTACATACCGCATTGCACGAATACAAGTCTAGTATAGACTTATAGTATCCTGTATCCACTAACATATTGTGGTTTAAGCAAAACACcatgaaagtaaaaaaaataaaataaaatcaagcCAGACATATGATAATTAATTTAAGTTAAAGGTATGAGCAAGTGGTGGTTGTACCTTATTGGGATGTATTATCTTCTCCAAATTGCTTAAGTTTGTTTGTGAAACCATATTAGGTGCTACCAAAGGGAAAAGTAGAATAACAATTGATATGCATGTAACAATCCCTTGGGCACCcatttcttaaaatatttttcttaaatcACCAATGTgggtgtgtatatatgtatacatacatatatttatatatatgattatcaaaccatatatatttcatttgaaCCAAAAAACAATGATTATCAAACTAAATGTTTCAAATGTCCCTTTGGCtaagaatataaataattttttgaaatgaATAATGTTTATGATCACAAAACAATAATTACTTGAAATGATTCATTCAAGGACAGAATGATTCAAGAATGTAAAAACCTAATGGATTTGGGAGTCGGTTGTATGAAGATTTTGATAGTTGACCGTCGTTATGGGAACATCCTCGTACCTATAATAATacgaaaaaaattatattatttatatacttattattatatattttagactATACACACAAAACATTATATTTTAGAAGGTATTTCGTCATGAACTTCATGCATAAATTAGATGCGTTTTATTACATTTAAATGactatatatcattattatttatttatttacattggGCTAAGTGTATACCCACAAGCTTTTGGTTGATGAGCCAGCATATACAGCTAGGCTATAAGCCTCTTTAGTCGATTTAGTGTACGAAGCTCAAATTTGATTAAACGAGGTCTAGATATGCCCGGGCTATAACCAACTAGAGctcttgcctctggagacaaaggtcatgggtttgatcctcatgcccaacaaggttggaggtccttttctacctttggtagaacctgaAAGCAACCTATCTATCTTGGTAGGgataaggctgtctacatctcaaattcccccatacactgtcgaagacggtatttgggacccaaaacccttGAAAGACGACATTAGGAGtcactttattttaagatatgCCCGGGCTCTTTTCGGTTTGGCTTGTGTTGAGATGTTTTAAATGATTTGAGCTCAAGACCTCAagtaatatacaaaatataagttgACTCGTTTATAGTCAGTATGTCTACTTCATCATACTCGCCATAAACATTGCAAGCAAATGTTGACCATTTTGCGAATAATATATTGTTGATTATGTCATATTTACGAATACATATAAACAATATTGTTTTGACCAAAAAGATAAATAAGTAAAAGCAAAGGTTACAAATTGTATAATACAGATTTACAACACAAGAAATTGCAAGTCAATTGGCCTAAGAACTCAACACACTTTTTGTCCCTTAGAGATAAAGAACAGGCCACTAATTAAGGTAATGCAAGATGACACAAGCTATTGCAAGattctttttaaaaagatatacaGTACTTACTTTTGAATTCCTGACCATAAAAAGATCACCGAATAAGAATTAAAAAAGTGAATCAAGTTATATGATCGATCCAAAAGATATATGACTTCTGAAGCAAGACATATGTCCTCATAGTCCATTTTCTGTAAACCACTAATCACGGTGCCGAAATTTGTTCATAATATATCAAGAAAACGAAATATTCTAACGACTTTACACTCTTACATATATTCCTATCGAATATATGCTTTCTGATTTTATTATGCTttctgattttatttttttgtaatttcttAACTATAAGAAGTCTTATACGTCTAAACTTTAATTTTGCGCGCTCTACTCAAGAATAATGACTAGCATCAAGCTTGAGGTTGTCTCAGAAGAACGGTCTCTACATAAATGGCGTGTTCTCTTGAAAGAAGACGTGTTTGCTTCATTTATATCGAAAGGAGGTCCAATTGTGCATAAGGTTTTTGGTGATAAATCATTGTTTGgaccatttttgtttaaaaagttttttgatCCATCGGATGCTTTTCCACTTTGGGAATTTGAACCAGGTGTATTGTTGGCTCATCTTCACAACCCTTGTGTGAATTGGCTCCAAACCGAAGCATGTTATGTTCTAAACTCCGAGTTACCAAGTAAGTCATTTCGGTTCATTAGCAAGTAGTCATATTTCATTTGGCACTAAATCATAAAGATGGCTATATGGTAcagtaatttttatatatatatatttttttgtaatttattatGCATAACTCATCAAAATTTCATAAGAAATAACATGTTAAAGAACAGAAGAAATTAACCATCTACTATTTATCTTAAACGTTTTACGGAGTAGTATATCTGTATATGCATATTAACGGGCCGGCCCATGTAGTGTTTCTTGGACAGAATTATACATATGATATAAGAACAGTGTCCCTTGATTAGCTTGTTTGATTGAAACAGAACTAGAAAACAACAGCCTACGAGTTTGTGTCGAGAATGGAAAGGTTTTGGAGATTAGTGGGCTATATAAGCCCAAAGGAGATTCGCGAGCAACGGATTGGAGGAGTGGCAAATGGTGGGAACATGGCTTTGTTCGAAGACTAGAATTGCCCGAAAATGCAGACGGGAAGAAAATCGAGGCGTATGTGAACAACAACGACACGGTTTTGGACATTAGGATTCCAAAGACTTCATTGGAATGTGATCACATCCCTCAAGGAAACAATTTAGTTACCAaagaatctgcatctacaagcACTTGATATTATTAAcacaaaaggttttttttttgtttgtttattgcTTTGTTAATTCTCTCTTTTTGTTGGTATTGACAGTAACTACATACATAaacatatgagtatatgacaacACACTTGAGTACGATAAAtacaatacatttatatatgcttatataaatcttgaatttttatttttattttttttggcagCAGAAATGTTATGTAGTTATAATACTTAAACAACAAAAGGGGGATGTAGCTCAGATGGTAGAGCGCTCGCTTAGCATGCGAGAGGTACGGGGATCGATACCCcgcatctccatattttttcaactttgtaATTTTGAGTTTTGGGCCTCGGCCCATTtcaatatgaaaacaaaataGCCTATACATATTTgctaaataattaatttttcttttgagttttgGGCCTCAGCCTACTTTGATGAAAAGGAATATTCATAGTTAAAAGAATGTTTTTGCATATCACAAATTatgcgcgtttggttcacaaaatattttgggaaggaatggaatatgtcaaaggaattggaatctgaagaaaatggaatttgacggaatatttttgattttttgaatatTCAAGTGAAAAACGGAATAaaattccttcccccatccccaaggaatggagattccatcgaatgatggaatgtttacattccaacggaatgtgattcctctaTCTTTGACCAACCAAACGCGCTAAGGAATGTAATTCaattcagattccatcaaattccatcaaattctgtgaaccaaacggaGGGTGTACTTTTTAGACTTCCAAATGCAGAAATGGCATTAAGTTAGAAATCATTAGTTTGTATCGTGAACAACTCAAGATCAACTCCCTAAAAGTTTTATGCGAGTAATTATCTAGACGACTTCTATACGGAATTGAGCCTAATTTGGAGCGTGTTTAACAAAAGAGCTTTATCCTGGGTTTCTATAATAACAATGATCATCTGAGCTCGAGGAGACTCGTTTATATCCCTCCTTGTAACACTTGCAATActttcaaaaatcatatataaatgcTGGTACGTTTCCTTTCAGCATTGGTTCAATTCAAGAGACCACATGCCCTTGTGTTAATGGTCACATCCTTTCTATAACTGATAGCATACCAAACCATTATATTAtgaacacgaagaacacgatTATTAAGTTATGTGCTTGAAATGGGAGTATGTCAATATATGTTTACTACATTGATTGATTGATACATGACTCATATATCTCATCTCTCCTAATCTGTATTGATCTTGAAGTTTGATACATGTATGAATTAATCTAGCttctttttaattagttaagcacGTCATTAGGTACGCATTCTAGTGGCAAAAACTAAGTTTCTAACATTTTTAACTGTTAAATATGATCAATCTTTTGATGAATACCTGTTGGCTTGTGTTCTTGTTTGTCGTATGACTTGGAGATCACTCTTTACCATCGTAtcttttgtgtatatatttaatactcTTTTAAATGAATTTAATTTAGTCTTAATTtcgtaatgtttttttttattaaaaaaagtacaTTACAGTTGACATGGATACCAAAAATTTAGTAATCTTGTTTGACCCACAAATCAAATACGAGTattatcaaattattaaaagGGATTCGTATCCTACCCAAGCTTTTTGATATCTAGACCATAcctactatttgcagcgatagtcgctgcaaatagtgcggGCCCCTCTGTTTGTAATGACAAATCTGGTAAAAATAGCGGGGCCCCTGTCAATAATCGgtgcaaatagttggatatggacaaaaacacTATTAtttaatcgctgcaaatagtcttgtttaattaccaaaaaagtgTTCAGGATACATATTGTACCAACAAGACAAAGATAACTTTAATATGGATTTAATGTGACCTCCCTATTGTATAATTTTGGTCAAAACAATAAGACCTCTGTTTTAAAGTTGATTGGAAAAAATTGTCAACATGACATAactaacattaattattaaactGACAATACATTAAGTATGCCTTTGTTGATTATATGTATGTACGGTTATGGTCTTTTAAGGAAAGGTCAGAAATCAATttatttgatttggttttgtaATGTACAATAAATACCACGGAAATTTATTTTGAggtattttctttctttattcttatttttataaagaattgattaattcttctaacaaaatgatttaaaatttttttaataataagatcatattatatgaaaaaagtaagggaaaagataaaataaaataataaatagattatacatatcaaaattttatgatattaataaaaattttaggctattttgtaaAATGGTTAATCATTTCTCTTCTTATAAAGTTAGTTTTATGCATAAATAGATGATTACTTTCATTCAAAATATAGAGATATGGTTTTTGGCTTTTTGCTACATTGGCATAACAATCTAAAACTAATATGAGAATTGTGTTATacacttatattttatttgaaatgcctagtgttatttttttaagacCATAGCAGGAAATCCTTTGATAACACGGATTCCTATTTCTCAATGATATTCCACGATCAATACAATTGACTGAATCCCGCGAAATCATTTCATAGAAGTTCATTGAGATCTTCTTTTTATAAAGCAAAAGATAAGAAGGCTTCTTATTCCACAACAACGAAAGCACTTTTTCACTCTTTCATATACTAGGGGATTTTACTTGGAAAAGAAAATGTTCCATACTAATGGATTCGGGTCCATAACCATGGGTTCCAATGCACGAGATCTTGTAGCATTTACCAATGAGGCCCTATCAATTAGTATTACACAGAAGAAATCAATTATAGATACTAATACAATTAGATCCGCTCTTCATAGACAAATTTAGGATTTGCGATATTGTTAATTTGTGCTTTTTCTAGAGtatcatgtttatgtttacaGTTTGCAACTATTATTgtttacaaaatcaaataaatcaaTACCAATATGTGAATGTTTTTATCATATACTTTTTTAACAATGTGGATTAATACAAAAGAATTGTATTATTGGATAACAGCTACTTGTAGTAATCTCTAAAAAGGTCTAGATTGGCGAAAACATTTTTGACCCAAGTTTCTTTTAGGCATTAGTTATTTTCCATTTAACAAGGAATGACTTCAGGCAATTCTCTTAGTACAGTGTGATATGTTAGGCATGGTTTAAACTGAAAATCTCCCTTTCTCCCAAAAATCCTCCAATAGGCTTATGTATTTACGAGTGCGTGTACCATTTGAGCTACGCTTAATTACTACTTGTTAGAGGGTTGGCAACCCACCACTCAAATCCTTTTTTACCACTCACTTTTAACCAATCACCTTATGTCATCTCAACTCCACCACCCACTCAccactcatccaaattttgttggcatccgaccactcacttcaccactcattttacaatttttattttatttaaacattaaattttcattaaattaaaaaacattacataataaataaaaataaaacatacataatacttaaaaaacattacGAAAACATTACAtgacaaataaaaacataactaacataataaattta
Coding sequences within:
- the LOC122593566 gene encoding 21.7 kDa class VI heat shock protein isoform X2, whose translation is MTSIKLEVVSEERSLHKWRVLLKEDVFASFISKGGVLLAHLHNPCVNWLQTEACYVLNSELPKLENNSLRVCVENGKVLEISGLYKPKGDSRATDWRSGKWWEHGFVRRLELPENADGKKIEAYVNNNDTVLDIRIPKTSLECDHIPQGNNLVTKESASTST
- the LOC122593566 gene encoding 21.7 kDa class VI heat shock protein isoform X1, whose amino-acid sequence is MTSIKLEVVSEERSLHKWRVLLKEDVFASFISKGGPIVHKVFGDKSLFGPFLFKKFFDPSDAFPLWEFEPGVLLAHLHNPCVNWLQTEACYVLNSELPKLENNSLRVCVENGKVLEISGLYKPKGDSRATDWRSGKWWEHGFVRRLELPENADGKKIEAYVNNNDTVLDIRIPKTSLECDHIPQGNNLVTKESASTST